Proteins encoded within one genomic window of Terriglobales bacterium:
- the lgt gene encoding prolipoprotein diacylglyceryl transferase yields MMIRLDWNPLPHLGPVPINWYGLGAALGFFIGGYCVWLWSRDFPRLRANLEPLLAWIAAGVVIGARSYYVVQNLQEFSGRPLQVFAIWEGGMAYFGGLFGAIIFAVIYCLRKGLNFWTVADRFSPGIAIGSAIGRIACGLDGMDYGTPTRLPWGIVYMNPNSYAPLDGIPRHPDQFYELLGDLVIAAVLACMRGKVAEGITFWSYLVMFSLLRFAVFIVRGNVEPVAFGLKNGQLTSLAILVVAIPILLGSMLRRSSADRKA; encoded by the coding sequence ATGATGATCCGTCTCGACTGGAATCCTTTGCCTCACCTGGGCCCCGTACCCATCAATTGGTATGGATTGGGCGCTGCGCTCGGTTTCTTTATCGGTGGTTATTGCGTGTGGTTGTGGTCGCGAGACTTCCCACGCCTTCGCGCTAACCTGGAACCTTTGCTCGCCTGGATTGCCGCCGGTGTCGTCATTGGTGCGCGGTCTTACTATGTGGTTCAGAATCTGCAGGAATTTTCTGGACGCCCGCTACAGGTCTTCGCAATCTGGGAAGGTGGCATGGCGTATTTCGGTGGGTTGTTCGGAGCGATCATCTTTGCGGTGATCTATTGTTTGCGGAAGGGCCTGAATTTCTGGACAGTCGCTGATCGGTTTTCTCCCGGCATTGCTATCGGCTCGGCAATTGGCCGCATAGCTTGCGGACTGGACGGAATGGATTATGGCACGCCGACGCGGCTGCCGTGGGGAATTGTCTACATGAACCCGAACAGCTATGCGCCTTTGGATGGCATTCCCCGGCATCCGGATCAGTTTTATGAACTCCTGGGAGATTTGGTGATTGCGGCCGTTCTGGCATGCATGCGGGGCAAGGTGGCAGAGGGAATAACGTTCTGGTCTTACTTGGTCATGTTTAGCTTATTGCGGTTTGCAGTATTCATTGTACGAGGCAACGTAGAACCGGTTGCATTCGGGTTGAAAAACGGACAATTGACGTCCCTGGCGATTCTCGTTGTCGCTATTCCGATACTACTTGGCTCAATGTTGCGGCGATCTAGCGCAGACCGAAAAGCATAA
- a CDS encoding TonB-dependent receptor, with protein MQFHASIRSTALYRLVGIVILMIASGALAQSNSARLQGTVTDSSGAAVAGAEVSITSMGTTRKFTVFTDEAGEFTASALPPGEYQVEIRRSGFANLKQKVTLQTAQSAHMPAVLKLGQISETVEVKDDLPVVDSTSSNLGDVIVGKQITDLPLNGRNFTALATLIPGVTRGVPDNQATGAGNQSETFRYNNTGGASLSVNALRPQNNNFLLDGVDNNESLVNTIIFFPSADAIQEFRVDTSVAPAEFGRAGGGVVSTTTKSGTNTWHGTAFEFLRNDNLDAKRYFDSANKPKDEFRRNQFGGTLGGAIIKSKLFVFGSYQGLRQFAPLQQDRPTVPTAKMASGDFSELCAGGFAGGICQDGPDPNYPGRVLHQIYNPTTGQAFTNNLIPSNMISKAGQAYLKQFPAPITPASSSLCGQAVNGVCILNNYLVTRSQTQTYNDFDIRLDLSLTAKDSVFGRYSYGNDTEATSSRLPLLPAGYGSGNQQAYPRSFAFGETHIFNPNIINEFRFGWIHTEIGYTPPMQDQAVSANLGIPNANTLPILGGGALIGGWNNELEYTGDYGPYIVPQQTWQFSDTLSWVKGKHTLKLGATILRRQVNLFRPKAGKGYFFMFGNGGSPDPVGYEVADILAGWMQNYQVGPALGFSHTRNWETGYFVQDDIRVNNRLTLNLGLRYDYYTWPKERDNLQANFDINSNTIYVPGVNTASTALIDPDKNNFAPRVGFAYDVTGKGKTILRGGYGIFYFLDRGGIDNQLAQNAPFSGVSQFNYSDGYRFNLDGQAPLNATDPRLAGTVAMPVKGPINVSLVNPQNVQLVSYPKDNRQPMVQQWNVNIQQEITPTMALTIGYVGNSGTNLMTLINYNRQTYGAASGVKPFPNLGDVNLNTTKGSSIYNSLQVRMERRLVKSFQWTASYNYSHAIDNSPGTIDNQTDRVDYQRFLQGFERANSNLDVRQRFVFSSLYQLPFGRGKRWGNNWNSLTNTILGGWELNPILTLQSGLPFDLASAYSGLRTRPDVIATPIQYGSIDNWFNTSAFRNPPTTGGIFTRAGNAGRNIFTGPARRYLDISLNKNLQITERINTQFRTDFFNFTNTPQFSQPNGDITSGDFGKVRNTLYQTERQIQFGLRVQF; from the coding sequence ATGCAATTTCACGCATCAATCCGATCAACCGCATTGTACCGTCTGGTGGGGATCGTTATCTTAATGATCGCCAGCGGAGCCCTTGCGCAAAGCAACTCCGCGCGTCTACAGGGTACTGTAACAGACTCTTCGGGCGCTGCCGTCGCTGGAGCGGAAGTGTCGATCACAAGCATGGGCACGACCCGCAAGTTCACCGTCTTCACCGACGAAGCTGGCGAATTCACTGCTTCGGCGCTGCCGCCGGGCGAGTACCAGGTGGAAATCAGGCGATCTGGTTTCGCCAATCTGAAGCAGAAGGTTACGCTACAGACCGCCCAGTCGGCTCACATGCCAGCAGTATTGAAACTCGGTCAGATTTCAGAAACGGTCGAGGTAAAAGACGACCTTCCTGTTGTCGACTCCACGAGTTCGAACCTCGGCGATGTGATTGTGGGGAAACAGATCACGGATCTGCCGCTTAATGGGCGCAACTTCACCGCCCTGGCCACTCTGATTCCCGGAGTAACGCGCGGTGTGCCGGACAACCAAGCCACCGGCGCCGGCAACCAGTCGGAAACCTTCCGTTACAACAACACGGGCGGCGCGTCGCTTTCAGTGAATGCTCTGCGTCCTCAGAACAACAACTTCCTGCTGGACGGTGTGGATAACAACGAGTCTCTCGTCAACACTATCATCTTCTTCCCGTCCGCTGACGCCATCCAAGAGTTTCGTGTAGATACGAGCGTTGCGCCGGCGGAATTTGGACGCGCGGGCGGCGGGGTCGTGAGCACCACGACCAAATCGGGCACCAACACCTGGCATGGAACCGCTTTCGAGTTCCTCCGCAACGATAACCTCGATGCGAAACGCTATTTCGACTCCGCCAACAAACCAAAAGACGAGTTCCGTCGCAACCAATTTGGTGGAACTCTGGGCGGTGCCATCATCAAGAGCAAGCTGTTCGTGTTCGGCAGTTACCAGGGGCTTCGTCAGTTCGCCCCGCTGCAACAGGACCGTCCCACGGTTCCAACCGCCAAGATGGCCAGTGGCGATTTTTCCGAGCTTTGCGCTGGCGGATTCGCTGGCGGCATCTGCCAGGATGGTCCCGACCCGAACTACCCTGGCCGTGTTCTACACCAGATCTATAACCCGACTACCGGCCAGGCTTTCACTAACAATTTGATCCCGTCCAACATGATCAGCAAGGCGGGACAGGCTTACCTGAAGCAGTTCCCGGCTCCTATCACACCTGCAAGTAGCTCGCTTTGCGGACAGGCGGTCAATGGGGTTTGCATCTTAAACAACTACCTCGTCACCCGTTCACAGACACAAACCTACAACGACTTCGATATTCGTCTTGACCTAAGCCTGACTGCAAAAGACAGCGTCTTCGGTCGCTACAGCTACGGGAACGACACGGAGGCAACCAGTTCCCGCCTGCCGCTACTTCCGGCTGGTTACGGATCTGGTAACCAACAGGCCTATCCGCGCTCCTTCGCCTTTGGCGAGACACACATCTTTAATCCCAACATCATTAATGAATTCAGGTTCGGTTGGATCCACACCGAGATCGGCTACACGCCGCCAATGCAGGACCAAGCAGTCTCGGCTAACCTCGGAATTCCAAACGCCAACACGTTACCTATCTTGGGCGGTGGTGCGCTCATCGGCGGTTGGAATAACGAGTTGGAATACACCGGCGATTATGGGCCGTACATTGTTCCCCAACAGACATGGCAGTTCTCCGACACGCTCTCCTGGGTCAAGGGCAAGCACACGTTGAAGCTCGGTGCGACCATCCTTCGGCGGCAGGTCAACTTGTTCCGTCCGAAGGCGGGAAAGGGCTACTTCTTCATGTTCGGCAACGGCGGCAGCCCCGATCCAGTCGGTTATGAAGTGGCCGATATCCTGGCGGGTTGGATGCAAAATTACCAGGTCGGTCCTGCACTCGGCTTCTCGCATACGCGGAATTGGGAAACCGGATACTTTGTGCAGGACGATATCCGCGTCAACAACCGCCTCACGCTCAACCTCGGCTTGCGTTACGACTACTACACATGGCCGAAAGAACGCGATAACCTGCAGGCGAACTTCGATATCAACAGCAATACGATCTACGTGCCTGGTGTGAATACCGCTTCGACTGCGCTGATCGACCCCGACAAGAATAATTTCGCTCCGCGGGTCGGCTTTGCTTATGATGTTACCGGTAAAGGCAAGACGATCCTCCGCGGCGGCTACGGGATCTTCTACTTCCTCGATCGCGGCGGCATCGATAACCAGTTGGCCCAGAACGCCCCGTTCAGCGGCGTGTCCCAGTTCAACTACAGCGATGGCTATCGGTTCAACCTAGACGGACAGGCCCCGCTGAATGCCACCGATCCCCGCCTGGCCGGCACCGTTGCCATGCCCGTGAAGGGGCCGATCAATGTAAGCCTAGTGAACCCGCAGAACGTACAGTTGGTGTCCTATCCGAAGGACAACCGGCAACCGATGGTCCAGCAGTGGAACGTGAACATACAGCAGGAAATTACGCCCACCATGGCCTTGACGATCGGTTACGTAGGGAACAGCGGCACCAACCTGATGACTCTGATTAACTACAACCGCCAGACGTACGGCGCGGCGTCCGGTGTCAAGCCGTTCCCAAACCTCGGCGATGTAAATCTTAATACCACAAAGGGCTCTTCGATCTACAACTCGCTGCAAGTTCGCATGGAGCGCCGTTTGGTCAAGAGCTTCCAGTGGACCGCGTCGTACAACTACTCGCACGCAATTGATAATTCGCCTGGCACGATCGACAACCAGACCGACCGTGTGGATTACCAGCGCTTCCTGCAAGGCTTCGAACGCGCGAACTCAAACCTAGACGTTCGTCAGCGGTTCGTGTTTAGTTCTCTATACCAACTGCCGTTCGGCCGAGGCAAGCGATGGGGCAACAACTGGAACAGCCTAACCAACACCATCCTGGGTGGCTGGGAACTTAATCCAATTCTTACTTTGCAAAGCGGGTTGCCGTTTGATTTAGCCAGTGCTTACAGCGGCCTTCGTACCCGTCCGGACGTGATCGCGACGCCGATTCAGTATGGGTCGATCGACAATTGGTTCAATACGTCGGCTTTCCGCAATCCGCCAACAACCGGTGGCATCTTCACTCGTGCAGGTAACGCAGGACGCAATATCTTCACTGGCCCTGCGCGCCGTTACCTGGACATATCATTAAATAAGAATCTTCAGATTACCGAGCGAATAAACACGCAGTTCCGTACCGACTTCTTCAACTTCACTAATACCCCGCAGTTCAGCCAGCCCAATGGCGATATCACCAGTGGAGACTTTGGCAAAGTGAGGAACACTCTTTATCAAACTGAGCGGCAGATTCAGTTCGGGCTTCGCGTCCAGTTCTAG
- a CDS encoding CYCXC family (seleno)protein translates to MKRCLAAILTGVFAVTLTGSSALAGDEPVPPVQRMVPLPEVLSPDKFDRPLLKRAYAAAARNREIVSQLPCYCWCSRFGHRSLLDCFVSSHGANCDICIKEVLLAEEMVRKGKPLADIRSAIIRQEYRAVPLR, encoded by the coding sequence ATGAAACGTTGTCTGGCAGCCATTCTTACTGGGGTATTCGCTGTAACGTTGACCGGATCGTCTGCATTGGCAGGTGACGAACCAGTGCCGCCCGTCCAGCGAATGGTCCCTTTGCCCGAAGTACTCTCGCCGGATAAGTTTGATCGTCCTCTTCTGAAGCGGGCGTATGCTGCCGCCGCGCGTAATCGCGAAATCGTTTCCCAGCTTCCTTGTTATTGCTGGTGCAGCCGATTCGGACACCGTAGCCTACTGGATTGCTTCGTCTCGAGCCACGGCGCCAACTGTGACATCTGCATCAAGGAAGTTCTTTTGGCCGAAGAAATGGTACGAAAAGGGAAACCTTTGGCCGATATACGAAGTGCGATCATTCGACAGGAGTATCGCGCCGTTCCGCTCCGTTAA
- a CDS encoding VWA domain-containing protein, with product MTLNRSYLRIVDLGFALHRSPFRLGRFFRRFGLCLVVSFVALWPLLTTAQTNNEPVHIIPHQQGHANTESENRRLYVGSIVKDVNLVLVPVTVTDDLGGPVTGLRKQNFAVYEGQEKQPVQYFSSEDAPVSIGILFDASGSMSDKMQEAREAIAQFLNVANPEDEFFLISFSNRPELLSDFTRSPEDILSKLMFVAPDGATALHDAIYLGLSKAAHSYYSRRALLIISDGGDNHSRYSEKEVMRFAKEADTPIYAVGIHTTMGTAEERLGPWMLEEMTEATGGRHFTIRRSADLLEVTTKIGYQLRNRYVLGYRPTNAASDGKWRKIKVKLELPNGAPHLTAYAKTGYYAATQ from the coding sequence ATGACGTTGAATCGATCTTATCTGCGAATTGTTGATCTGGGGTTTGCCCTCCATAGGTCCCCATTTCGACTGGGTCGGTTCTTTCGTCGATTCGGACTATGCCTGGTGGTCTCTTTCGTCGCACTCTGGCCGTTGCTGACCACGGCTCAAACGAACAACGAACCTGTGCATATCATCCCGCACCAGCAGGGGCACGCAAATACCGAAAGCGAAAATCGCCGACTCTATGTTGGGTCCATCGTGAAGGACGTCAATCTGGTCCTGGTGCCGGTGACGGTAACCGATGACTTGGGTGGACCGGTGACCGGCTTAAGAAAACAGAACTTTGCGGTTTACGAGGGACAGGAGAAACAACCAGTCCAGTACTTCTCCTCCGAAGATGCCCCGGTTTCCATCGGAATTCTGTTCGATGCCAGCGGCAGCATGTCCGATAAGATGCAGGAAGCCCGAGAGGCCATTGCCCAGTTCCTCAATGTGGCCAATCCAGAGGATGAATTCTTTCTTATCTCATTCTCCAATCGCCCTGAACTCTTGTCGGATTTTACACGCTCTCCCGAGGACATCCTGAGCAAGTTGATGTTTGTGGCCCCTGATGGCGCAACCGCGCTGCACGACGCGATCTATCTTGGGCTCAGTAAAGCCGCACATAGCTATTATTCCAGGCGGGCGTTGCTTATCATTTCCGACGGAGGCGACAATCACAGTCGCTATTCGGAGAAGGAAGTGATGCGGTTCGCCAAAGAGGCTGACACGCCGATCTACGCTGTAGGTATCCATACGACGATGGGCACGGCGGAGGAGCGTCTCGGCCCCTGGATGCTGGAAGAGATGACGGAAGCAACTGGAGGCAGACATTTCACCATTAGGCGGTCCGCAGATCTTTTGGAGGTGACTACCAAGATTGGCTATCAGCTGCGCAACCGATACGTGCTGGGCTATCGACCGACTAATGCTGCCTCCGATGGCAAATGGCGCAAAATCAAGGTCAAGCTGGAACTGCCGAATGGCGCACCCCACCTCACTGCTTATGCGAAGACCGGATACTACGCGGCGACGCAATGA
- a CDS encoding PAS domain-containing protein, translating into MKRPYSPPKLTKYESMSDLPEHLREELEGKLFVVFNRDRTYLLVSDAFAQMLGYDARELVGKRVDDITP; encoded by the coding sequence ATGAAGCGTCCGTACAGCCCTCCTAAGCTGACCAAGTATGAATCGATGTCGGATCTGCCCGAACACTTAAGAGAGGAACTGGAAGGCAAGTTGTTCGTAGTATTCAACCGCGACAGAACTTACCTGCTTGTTTCTGATGCCTTTGCGCAAATGTTAGGTTACGATGCGAGAGAACTCGTAGGAAAGCGCGTCGACGACATCACGCCCTAG
- a CDS encoding PD-(D/E)XK nuclease family protein, with amino-acid sequence METLFPLHDVVPQPAQAGHVTWSFSKRQLLFQCPRKFYYHYYGASSRTAHGEPNKARLRELKPITNLYLRAGDIVDLVIRTYLSRADANSTWDLTRLQKWGLAILEKDRAFNLGVNLESSREFVPPRLLEFVASFPDRDSRYEAAEQKILVGLKNFAESEAYAPFRKTGKALKTQQNITVTVDGSLAKGKIDLELSEPECHHILDWKIGSAGSADENLQVGFYGLWASKQSTIQIPIKLHMAYLADGIARTYCVPDDVHPRQVRARITQDLILMRNLHPYGTAANARAFTPCRQNRICEMCQYQSVCSAE; translated from the coding sequence ATGGAAACATTGTTTCCCTTACACGATGTGGTACCTCAACCTGCTCAGGCCGGCCACGTTACCTGGTCGTTTTCGAAACGGCAGCTGCTCTTCCAATGCCCGAGAAAGTTCTATTACCACTATTACGGCGCGAGCAGTCGAACCGCTCACGGAGAACCCAACAAAGCTCGACTTCGTGAACTGAAACCCATAACGAACCTGTATCTTCGGGCAGGAGATATCGTTGATCTGGTCATCCGAACGTACCTATCACGGGCGGATGCGAACTCGACGTGGGATCTGACCCGTCTGCAGAAATGGGGTCTGGCTATCCTGGAGAAGGACCGAGCCTTCAACTTAGGTGTGAACCTCGAAAGCTCGCGGGAATTCGTACCACCCCGATTATTGGAATTTGTGGCGAGCTTCCCCGATCGCGACTCCCGATACGAGGCAGCGGAACAAAAGATCCTTGTCGGTCTCAAGAATTTTGCCGAGAGTGAAGCGTACGCTCCCTTTCGAAAGACCGGAAAGGCGCTCAAGACGCAGCAAAATATAACCGTAACAGTTGACGGTTCTCTGGCGAAGGGCAAAATCGACCTGGAGTTATCCGAACCGGAATGCCATCACATTCTAGACTGGAAGATTGGTTCGGCCGGCAGTGCTGACGAGAACCTTCAGGTTGGCTTTTATGGGCTCTGGGCCTCGAAGCAATCTACCATTCAGATACCAATCAAGCTCCACATGGCATACCTCGCTGATGGGATTGCGAGAACATACTGCGTTCCTGATGACGTTCATCCAAGGCAAGTCCGCGCAAGGATCACGCAAGACCTGATTCTTATGCGCAACCTGCATCCCTACGGGACAGCAGCTAATGCAAGGGCGTTTACGCCGTGTAGACAGAATAGGATTTGTGAAATGTGCCAGTACCAATCCGTGTGCTCTGCCGAGTAA
- a CDS encoding MauE/DoxX family redox-associated membrane protein, giving the protein MIPVAFKTLSHWRSSPWLLLFLRVALGLTFLYAGVSKLRQPWYVFAGMIDNYGLIPPSVSEPIARTLPAVEAVLGVTLVVGLYRKLASTIAVGTLAFFFVLMLQAYLRGLKIDCGCFGAGQTLGPKTLLRDGVLLSASLVLSYLCWKGSKQTEV; this is encoded by the coding sequence ATGATTCCCGTGGCCTTTAAAACGTTATCTCATTGGCGTAGTAGCCCCTGGTTGCTATTGTTCCTGCGCGTTGCGCTCGGGCTAACATTTCTATATGCCGGGGTGAGCAAATTGCGACAGCCATGGTATGTCTTTGCCGGCATGATCGATAACTATGGCCTTATTCCACCTTCGGTTTCAGAGCCTATCGCCCGTACATTACCGGCGGTGGAGGCCGTGCTAGGTGTGACCTTAGTGGTAGGCCTCTACCGCAAACTCGCCAGCACCATTGCCGTGGGTACGTTAGCCTTCTTTTTTGTGCTCATGCTGCAGGCGTATCTGCGGGGTTTAAAGATCGATTGTGGTTGCTTCGGCGCCGGGCAAACGCTGGGTCCGAAAACACTGCTTCGTGATGGAGTATTGTTGTCCGCTTCGCTCGTGCTGTCGTATCTATGTTGGAAAGGATCTAAGCAAACCGAAGTTTGA
- a CDS encoding nuclear transport factor 2 family protein — MARVTQDQVRAEVSRFWNLFVSKSPALLEDFYAADATVFATSSRRAEPGRLAVARRRREYFDRQTSVRVQVGDVEVQLIDEFGAIASYTFQFHASRVTTGLGNSIEERLSPGRATQVFVVDSENQLRILHEHFSAPSLPNEKH, encoded by the coding sequence ATGGCTAGGGTGACGCAGGACCAGGTTCGTGCGGAAGTCAGTCGCTTCTGGAATCTGTTCGTCTCGAAAAGCCCAGCCCTGCTAGAGGACTTCTATGCCGCCGACGCTACTGTGTTTGCCACTTCTAGTCGTCGAGCAGAACCCGGACGACTGGCGGTAGCGCGCCGTCGTCGTGAATATTTCGATAGACAGACTTCCGTGCGAGTTCAGGTCGGCGATGTTGAGGTGCAACTCATAGACGAGTTTGGTGCCATTGCCAGTTACACCTTTCAATTCCATGCCAGCCGAGTGACAACAGGGCTCGGCAACAGCATCGAAGAGCGATTATCGCCGGGGCGCGCGACCCAAGTCTTTGTAGTCGACTCCGAAAACCAGTTGCGCATACTTCACGAACATTTCTCGGCGCCGTCACTGCCCAATGAAAAACATTGA
- a CDS encoding helix-turn-helix transcriptional regulator: protein MNRSSESFGAVLRRLRRAAKLSQEELAERAKVDFTYISKLENDRVRPPAEETILRICSVLHTRPDELIVASRKIPAELGQTAVSSLSALEFLRQADDMKLTDAEWRRLTATLKRLRG from the coding sequence ATGAACAGAAGCTCTGAGTCATTTGGCGCTGTTCTGCGGCGCCTCCGACGTGCTGCTAAGCTCTCGCAAGAAGAGCTGGCTGAGAGGGCAAAAGTCGATTTCACCTACATAAGTAAACTGGAGAATGATCGGGTTCGCCCACCGGCGGAGGAGACGATCCTTCGCATTTGTTCGGTGCTTCACACCCGTCCGGATGAACTCATTGTAGCTTCGCGAAAGATCCCAGCCGAACTGGGCCAGACGGCGGTTTCGAGTTTGAGCGCTCTTGAGTTTCTTCGGCAAGCAGACGATATGAAACTGACTGATGCCGAATGGCGTCGTCTCACGGCGACTCTCAAACGGTTACGCGGATGA